One genomic region from Shewanella aestuarii encodes:
- the astD gene encoding succinylglutamate-semialdehyde dehydrogenase, producing the protein MSQFIQGQWLAGEGHDMQSMNPSNGEIIWQGQTATANQVNAAVAAARAAQFDWFMLGYEARLAIVEAYREQLELHKTDIAEIIAQETGKPQWETATEVAAMIGKIGLSAKAHDKRTGTESNDLPAGRAVLRHKPHGVVAVFGPYNFPGHLPNGHIVPALLAGNTVVFKPSELTPKVAEQMLKCWEKTGLPQGVINLVQGEVDTGKALASHPQIDGLFFTGSSRTGHLLHQQYAGHPGKILALEMGGNNPLIVKNVSDTKAAVHDIIQSAYISSGQRCTCARRLYVENGAQGDALIAQLVEAIKQIKVGAWNSQPQPFMGSMISETAARGMVAAQATLQSLGGVSLVELKQVEQGTGIVSPGLIDVTDIKQLPDEEYFGPLLQLVRYSDFDEAIRLANDTRYGLSAGLLADSRDDYDYFLARIRAGIVNWNKQITGASGAAPFGGVGASGNHRASAFYAADYCAYPVASMEADTVSLPATLSPGLSI; encoded by the coding sequence ATGAGTCAATTTATTCAAGGCCAATGGCTTGCCGGTGAAGGCCATGATATGCAATCTATGAATCCATCAAATGGTGAGATTATTTGGCAAGGTCAAACTGCAACGGCTAATCAAGTTAACGCTGCTGTAGCTGCCGCGCGTGCAGCGCAGTTTGATTGGTTCATGCTAGGTTATGAAGCGCGCCTAGCTATTGTTGAGGCTTATCGAGAACAGCTTGAATTACATAAAACTGATATCGCTGAAATTATCGCGCAAGAGACAGGCAAGCCTCAGTGGGAAACCGCGACAGAAGTGGCTGCAATGATTGGTAAGATTGGCCTATCAGCTAAAGCGCATGACAAACGTACAGGTACAGAGTCAAACGACTTGCCAGCTGGTCGAGCTGTTTTGCGCCACAAGCCCCATGGTGTTGTTGCTGTATTTGGCCCTTATAACTTTCCTGGTCATTTGCCTAATGGCCATATTGTGCCGGCATTGTTGGCAGGTAACACAGTGGTGTTTAAACCATCAGAGTTAACGCCAAAAGTCGCTGAGCAAATGCTTAAGTGTTGGGAGAAAACTGGTTTGCCACAAGGGGTGATTAATCTTGTTCAAGGTGAAGTGGACACAGGCAAAGCGTTGGCGTCGCATCCTCAAATAGATGGATTATTCTTTACAGGCAGCTCTCGAACAGGCCATCTCCTACATCAACAATATGCGGGTCATCCTGGGAAAATTTTAGCATTAGAGATGGGCGGTAATAATCCGCTTATTGTTAAAAATGTCAGTGATACTAAAGCTGCTGTCCACGATATTATTCAATCGGCTTATATTTCTTCGGGGCAGCGCTGCACCTGTGCGCGCCGTTTGTATGTTGAAAATGGGGCGCAAGGGGATGCATTAATTGCTCAGTTAGTTGAAGCCATCAAGCAAATTAAAGTTGGGGCATGGAACAGTCAGCCACAGCCATTTATGGGATCAATGATTTCTGAAACTGCAGCTCGCGGCATGGTTGCAGCCCAGGCGACGTTGCAATCACTTGGCGGTGTGTCGTTAGTTGAATTAAAGCAAGTAGAGCAAGGCACAGGTATTGTCAGCCCAGGTTTGATTGATGTGACTGACATTAAACAATTGCCTGATGAAGAATACTTTGGGCCACTTTTACAATTGGTTCGTTACAGTGATTTTGATGAAGCAATTCGTTTAGCCAATGATACGCGCTATGGATTATCAGCAGGTCTTTTGGCGGATAGTCGTGATGATTATGATTACTTCTTAGCGCGGATCCGTGCCGGTATTGTTAATTGGAACAAACAAATAACCGGTGCTTCAGGTGCGGCTCCTTTTGGCGGTGTCGGCGCATCCGGTAATCATCGAGCCAGTGCATTTTATGCTGCTGATTATTGTGCATACCCTGTTGCTTCAATGGAAGCTGACACGGTGAGCTTACCGGCAACATTAAGTCCTGGATTATCTATTTAA